In one window of Frigoriglobus tundricola DNA:
- a CDS encoding purple acid phosphatase family protein produces the protein MTRLQAQAAALAVAALTMLIVLIVTMRSSEESLSRTGTPAPAVETPEQKKSREAAKPTPTPDRIVLTWKSDPTTTQAVTWRTDTTVKAAVAQIAPADPGPGVEAGGNGFDAKKVGTFAARTETLKTAINEAHYHSVNFERLRPGTRYMYRVGNGATWSEWFQFDTAATTPEPFGFLYFGDAQNGIKSLWSRVVRGAYSDMPKARFMVHAGDLVNNGTSDAEWNEWHQAAGWINGTVPSVPTPGNHEFAGKLVAHWRPQFTLFENGPPGLEETCYSFDYQGTRIVVLNSNEKIAEQTPWLDKVLESRPTSIRWTVVTFHHPIYSTSPGRDNKAVRQAWRPLFDKHGVDLVLQGHDHTYGRSGLMREDNLLSGDPLRPTRGTVYAVSVSGSKMYALDKLSWAKRSFANVQLYQLIRIDGGLLTYEARTARGDVYDAFELRKQPEGNVLLERDVKPLAPTEAANWPEPAPLPTTQQEPNTPTAAKEEGPEDGRWLAAAIVLGSVVLGVVAAIRGAGRRPFGD, from the coding sequence ATGACCCGTCTCCAGGCCCAGGCCGCGGCCCTCGCTGTCGCGGCCCTTACGATGCTGATCGTTCTGATTGTCACCATGCGATCGTCCGAGGAATCGCTCTCCCGCACCGGAACTCCGGCACCCGCCGTCGAGACTCCGGAGCAGAAAAAGTCGCGCGAGGCCGCGAAGCCCACGCCGACCCCGGACCGCATCGTCCTCACCTGGAAGAGCGATCCGACCACGACCCAGGCGGTGACGTGGCGGACCGACACGACCGTGAAAGCGGCGGTCGCGCAGATCGCGCCGGCCGATCCCGGCCCCGGCGTCGAAGCGGGCGGGAACGGCTTCGACGCGAAGAAAGTCGGCACCTTCGCCGCCCGGACCGAAACGCTGAAGACGGCGATCAACGAGGCCCACTACCACAGCGTCAACTTTGAGCGCTTACGGCCCGGCACCCGGTACATGTACCGCGTCGGGAACGGGGCCACGTGGAGCGAGTGGTTCCAGTTCGACACGGCCGCCACAACGCCCGAGCCGTTCGGGTTCCTCTACTTCGGCGACGCCCAGAACGGGATCAAGTCGCTGTGGTCGCGGGTGGTGCGGGGGGCGTACTCCGACATGCCGAAGGCGCGGTTCATGGTCCACGCCGGCGACCTGGTGAACAACGGCACCAGCGACGCGGAATGGAACGAGTGGCACCAGGCCGCCGGTTGGATCAACGGGACGGTGCCATCGGTTCCCACGCCCGGCAACCACGAGTTCGCGGGCAAACTGGTCGCGCACTGGCGCCCCCAGTTCACGCTTTTCGAAAACGGCCCGCCGGGGTTGGAAGAGACGTGCTACTCCTTCGACTACCAGGGCACCCGGATCGTCGTTCTCAACTCGAACGAAAAGATCGCCGAGCAAACGCCGTGGTTGGACAAGGTTCTGGAATCGCGCCCGACCAGCATCCGGTGGACCGTCGTCACGTTCCACCACCCGATCTATTCCACGTCCCCCGGGCGCGACAACAAGGCCGTCCGGCAAGCGTGGCGCCCGCTGTTCGACAAGCACGGGGTCGATCTCGTCTTGCAGGGCCACGACCACACCTACGGGCGCAGCGGACTGATGCGCGAGGACAACCTGCTGAGCGGAGACCCGCTCCGCCCCACTCGTGGTACGGTGTACGCGGTTTCGGTGAGCGGTTCGAAAATGTACGCGCTGGACAAGCTCTCCTGGGCCAAACGGAGCTTCGCGAACGTGCAGTTGTATCAGCTCATCCGGATCGACGGCGGGCTCCTCACTTACGAAGCCCGGACCGCGCGGGGCGATGTGTACGATGCGTTCGAACTGCGGAAACAGCCCGAAGGAAACGTTCTCCTCGAACGCGACGTGAAGCCGCTCGCGCCCACGGAAGCGGCCAACTGGCCCGAACCGGCGCCCCTGCCGACAACGCAACAGGAACCGAACACCCCCACCGCGGCGAAAGAGGAAGGACCGGAAGACGGCCGGTGGCTCGCGGCGGCGATCGTTCTCGGGAGCGTGGTGCTGGGTGTCGTGGCGGCGATCCGGGGCGCCGGCCGGAGGCCCTTCGGCGACTGA
- a CDS encoding Gfo/Idh/MocA family protein has product MSRVTRRRFLQSSLAAAGSVTIGGTKSSARVLGANDRVRIAVAGLNGRGGDHVSAYKGMKNVEIAYLVDPHKKTYQKHLDALAKKGLPAPVCLTDVRTALDDKELNAVSIATPNHWHSLMTIWACEAGKDVYVEKPCSHNIHEGRIAVEMARKHKRVVQHGTQNRSAQVWADLAALATSGKLGKLLVSRGLCYKDGGTGGSTRGDIGTRPAKTPPAELDFNIWLGPAPEQAYHENLVHYRWHWFWDFGSGDIGNQGVHEMDKARWLIPGAAWPKSVISFGGRYANNDQGQTPNALVSIYDYGDTQLIFETRGLKSKGFRNQTVGNILHFEEGVVAGGLFYPKGKDRSEVVPHVASDVQLSGDHFSNFIQCVRSRDLTKLHADIEVGHISSGLCHLGNISYRLGKESDYDPKLGKVAGNEFATEALERMAEHLKDSGIKFDGKNFRAGRKVDFDGKTERFVNDTDADALLTRAYRKPFAVPDKV; this is encoded by the coding sequence ATGTCTCGCGTTACCCGCCGCAGGTTCCTTCAGAGTTCGCTCGCCGCCGCTGGCAGCGTCACCATCGGCGGCACGAAGTCGTCCGCCCGCGTGCTGGGCGCGAACGACCGCGTGCGCATCGCGGTCGCCGGGTTGAACGGCCGCGGCGGCGATCACGTCAGTGCGTACAAGGGCATGAAGAACGTCGAGATCGCCTACCTCGTGGACCCGCACAAGAAGACGTACCAGAAGCACCTCGACGCGCTCGCGAAGAAGGGGTTGCCCGCCCCGGTGTGCCTGACCGACGTCCGCACGGCCCTGGACGACAAGGAGCTGAACGCCGTCTCCATCGCCACGCCGAACCACTGGCATTCGCTCATGACGATCTGGGCGTGCGAGGCGGGCAAGGACGTGTACGTCGAGAAGCCGTGTTCGCACAACATCCACGAGGGCCGGATCGCGGTGGAGATGGCCCGCAAGCACAAGCGGGTCGTTCAGCACGGTACGCAGAACCGGAGCGCGCAGGTGTGGGCCGATCTCGCCGCACTGGCCACGTCCGGCAAGCTCGGCAAACTGCTCGTGTCGCGCGGCCTGTGCTACAAGGACGGCGGCACCGGCGGAAGCACCCGGGGCGACATCGGGACCAGGCCCGCGAAAACGCCGCCCGCGGAACTCGACTTCAACATCTGGCTCGGGCCGGCGCCGGAGCAAGCGTACCACGAGAACCTCGTTCACTACCGCTGGCACTGGTTCTGGGACTTCGGGAGCGGCGACATCGGGAACCAGGGCGTTCACGAGATGGACAAGGCCCGCTGGCTCATCCCCGGCGCGGCGTGGCCGAAGTCGGTCATCAGCTTCGGCGGCCGGTACGCGAACAACGACCAGGGGCAAACGCCGAACGCCCTGGTCAGCATCTACGACTACGGCGACACGCAACTGATCTTCGAGACCCGGGGCTTGAAGTCCAAGGGGTTCCGCAACCAGACGGTCGGGAACATCTTGCATTTTGAAGAGGGCGTCGTTGCCGGCGGCCTGTTTTATCCGAAGGGCAAGGACAGAAGCGAGGTGGTGCCGCACGTCGCGTCCGACGTGCAACTCAGTGGCGACCACTTCAGCAACTTCATCCAGTGCGTCCGCAGCCGCGACTTGACGAAACTGCACGCGGACATCGAAGTCGGCCACATCTCCAGTGGGCTGTGCCACCTGGGCAACATCAGCTACCGGCTCGGGAAGGAGTCGGATTACGACCCGAAACTCGGCAAGGTGGCGGGCAACGAGTTCGCGACCGAAGCCCTGGAGCGGATGGCCGAACACCTCAAGGACAGCGGCATCAAGTTCGACGGCAAGAACTTCCGCGCCGGGCGCAAGGTCGATTTCGACGGCAAGACCGAGCGGTTCGTCAACGACACCGACGCTGATGCGCTCCTGACCCGCGCGTATCGCAAACCGTTTGCGGTGCCGGACAAGGTGTAA
- a CDS encoding amidohydrolase, translating into MLPLLLLLTPCAEPPVAADLVVHNGKVWTGDAHQPEAQAVAVWRDRIFKVGTDAEVKTLVGRDTKLIDLKGGRLVPGFYDSHVHFLSGGRSLSSVDLKDAKDEAEFGKRLGAFDQNTSRDRWIVGGLWDHDRTFGGALPTAATVDKFVKDRPVFIRRYDGHMGLANSAALKLAGVTADTPDPPGGVIYRLADGKTPSGVLKDNAIALVDRHIPEPTDEEILEGVLAALKAAAALGVTSVQDLDGNGPETRRKLFRTYQRLARDGKLTCRIDLRWPIALYKDLSNTGAAADFGSDFVRIGGVKGFMDGSLGSSTAKMFDPYTSDAKNTGVYVTPTKLMQSYVRGADADGLNVCVHAIGDQANAVLLDIFAEVAKQNGARDRRFRIEHAQHVRPEDYKRFAELGVIASMQPYHVIDDGRWAEGRIGAKRCASSYAYRSLLDAGAKLAFGSDWPVAPLDPLPGIDAAVNRRPLDGGHPDGWFPEQRITVAEAVRAYTLGSAFAGFQEKDRGTITVGKLADFVLLSRDIFAAAEKDRIADTKVTMTVVSGKVVFERK; encoded by the coding sequence ATGCTTCCTCTTCTCCTGCTACTCACTCCGTGTGCCGAACCGCCGGTGGCGGCGGACCTCGTCGTTCACAACGGCAAAGTGTGGACCGGAGACGCCCACCAGCCCGAAGCGCAAGCGGTCGCGGTGTGGCGCGATCGGATCTTCAAGGTCGGCACCGATGCCGAAGTGAAGACCCTTGTCGGGCGCGACACGAAGCTCATCGACCTGAAGGGCGGCCGGCTCGTACCCGGCTTCTACGACAGTCATGTCCACTTCCTGAGCGGCGGCCGATCGCTCTCCAGCGTCGATCTGAAGGACGCGAAGGACGAGGCCGAGTTCGGCAAGCGGCTCGGCGCGTTCGACCAGAACACCTCGCGTGACCGGTGGATCGTGGGCGGCCTGTGGGACCACGACCGCACGTTCGGGGGCGCCCTTCCGACCGCCGCAACCGTTGACAAGTTCGTGAAGGACCGGCCGGTCTTTATCCGCCGCTACGACGGGCACATGGGCCTCGCCAACTCGGCGGCGCTGAAACTCGCCGGTGTCACGGCCGACACCCCGGACCCACCGGGCGGAGTGATCTATCGTCTGGCAGATGGCAAGACCCCGTCCGGCGTCCTCAAAGACAACGCGATCGCGCTCGTGGACCGGCACATCCCCGAACCGACCGACGAGGAGATCCTCGAGGGCGTCCTCGCGGCCCTGAAGGCCGCGGCGGCGCTGGGTGTTACAAGCGTTCAGGACCTCGACGGCAACGGACCGGAAACGCGGCGCAAACTGTTCCGCACTTACCAGCGGCTGGCGCGGGACGGGAAGCTGACGTGCCGCATCGACCTCCGGTGGCCGATCGCCCTTTACAAGGACCTGTCCAACACCGGCGCGGCGGCCGATTTCGGCAGCGACTTCGTTCGCATCGGCGGCGTGAAGGGCTTCATGGACGGCTCGCTCGGCAGCAGCACCGCGAAGATGTTCGACCCCTACACCAGCGACGCGAAGAACACCGGCGTGTACGTGACGCCGACCAAGCTGATGCAGAGTTACGTCCGCGGGGCGGATGCGGACGGGCTGAACGTGTGCGTCCACGCGATCGGTGATCAGGCGAACGCGGTGCTGCTCGATATCTTCGCGGAGGTGGCGAAGCAGAACGGCGCCCGGGACCGGCGGTTCCGCATCGAACACGCCCAGCATGTGCGCCCGGAGGACTACAAGCGGTTCGCGGAGTTGGGCGTCATCGCGTCCATGCAGCCGTACCACGTCATCGACGACGGGCGCTGGGCCGAGGGGCGCATCGGGGCCAAGCGGTGCGCGAGTTCCTATGCGTACCGCTCGCTCCTCGACGCCGGTGCGAAACTCGCCTTCGGCTCGGACTGGCCGGTGGCGCCGCTCGATCCACTGCCGGGCATCGACGCCGCGGTCAACCGCCGCCCGCTCGACGGCGGGCACCCGGACGGCTGGTTCCCGGAGCAGCGCATCACCGTCGCGGAAGCGGTGCGTGCGTACACGCTCGGCAGCGCGTTCGCGGGGTTTCAGGAGAAGGACCGCGGCACCATCACGGTCGGCAAGCTGGCCGATTTCGTGCTGCTCTCCCGCGACATCTTCGCGGCGGCTGAGAAGGAC